A region from the Solibacillus sp. FSL H8-0523 genome encodes:
- a CDS encoding S66 peptidase family protein, with translation MKSPNKLQVGDEIRVIAPSRSVKILSEEGIVKAQSNLEKLGFKVTFGKNIEVCDLQNSSSIEERIADLHDAFKDPNVKGILTVIGGFNSNELLPYLDYELIQNNPKILCGFSDVTALATAIYTKCGFITYSGPHFSSFDMEGLQAYQTKFFQQALMNDTPFLLEASEQWSDDAWYIDQENRIYEAGEWKVYSEGEATGHLIGGNLCTLNLLQGTEYMPDLHNSILFVEDDELIDPQLFARDLTSLLQIEGNIKGLLIGRFQNVSKVTKEQLYFILDKHPLLQQIPVMYDIDFGHTQPILTLPIGGKVHVDTKNRQIKLLAF, from the coding sequence ATGAAAAGTCCAAATAAATTACAAGTAGGGGATGAAATTCGTGTAATCGCCCCAAGCCGAAGTGTAAAAATATTATCAGAAGAAGGAATTGTAAAGGCGCAATCGAACTTAGAAAAGCTAGGCTTTAAAGTTACTTTTGGTAAAAATATAGAGGTATGTGACCTGCAAAATTCTTCATCAATTGAAGAACGAATTGCTGATTTACATGATGCATTTAAAGATCCAAATGTAAAAGGTATATTAACTGTTATTGGTGGCTTTAATAGCAATGAACTGCTCCCTTATCTTGATTATGAACTCATCCAAAATAACCCGAAAATACTTTGCGGTTTTAGCGATGTGACAGCCTTAGCAACGGCAATTTATACAAAATGTGGCTTCATCACGTATTCTGGCCCTCATTTTTCAAGTTTTGATATGGAAGGCTTGCAGGCGTATCAAACAAAATTTTTCCAACAAGCATTAATGAATGACACGCCATTTTTACTTGAAGCCTCAGAACAGTGGAGTGATGATGCTTGGTATATCGATCAAGAAAACCGTATTTATGAAGCCGGTGAATGGAAGGTTTATTCAGAGGGCGAAGCAACGGGGCACTTAATCGGTGGGAATTTATGTACCTTGAATTTATTGCAGGGGACCGAATACATGCCAGATTTACACAATAGCATTTTGTTTGTGGAAGATGACGAGCTAATCGACCCACAGCTATTTGCGAGAGATTTAACATCGTTATTACAGATAGAAGGCAACATAAAAGGGTTATTAATCGGACGTTTCCAAAATGTTTCGAAGGTTACAAAAGAGCAGCTTTATTTTATTTTGGATAAGCATCCTTTACTGCAACAAATCCCTGTTATGTACGATATCGATTTTGGTCATACACAGCCTATTTTGACAT